One Purpureocillium takamizusanense chromosome 1, complete sequence genomic window carries:
- a CDS encoding uncharacterized protein (EggNog:ENOG503NWUS~COG:D), which produces MISGRGGSGARGGRIRPPRRFVRSNGDGSDFEECWRMLQEALRDIHNKSCGRLSFEELYRAAYKIVLGKKGEELYDHVKQFEEQWFAERVIPKIDVLVTKSLISIGMGQSSSSANERRQTGEKFLKGVRDTWEDHNMSMNMTADILMYLDRGYTQQEASRVPIFATTIGLFRDHILRSCLNENTSQLVMDIVISVMLDQINMEREGDVIDRNLIRSCSRMLSCLYETEEESESQTLYLTVFQPRFLASSEKFYTNECQRLLRDADASTWLRHTQQRLNEEVDRCGTTVELESLPNILAVIDQALIREHLQEFLTMEGSGVRWMVDNDKLEDMAILYKLISRIDEKKTALRNILQKRIVELGLDIEQSLRNTDFSTAPAGEGEDGGDGEKTKTLNPAAQQTAAAIKWVDDVLKLKDKFDTILHHCFQDDLVMQTSLSKSFSDFINMFHRASEYVSLFIDDNLKRGIRGKTEAEVDAVLEKAIILIRYLSDKDLFQTYYQRHLARRLLHGKSESHDVEKQIIFRMKQEMGQQFTTKFEGMFRDLVTSSELTSTYREHMKNVGDGGKTLDLNVSVLTTNYWPQEIMGRSAAIGEGSRVSCNYPPELKRVQASFEQFYLTNRNGRKLTWIGSTGSADVRCTFPAIAGKSGPLARERRYEINVPTFGMVVLLLFNELEEGQSLTFEEIQDKTGISTQDLMKTLTAIAVAPKSRVLAKDPANRSVKAGDKFSFNASFVSKTVRIKAPIINAVSKVEDSQERKTTEDKNNQTRAHVIDAAIVRIMKSRKELSHANLVSEVLGQLSSRFKPEVSLIKKRIEDLIVREYLERPDEEDAPSMYRYVA; this is translated from the exons ATGATATCTGGAAGGGGGGGCTCCGGGGCCCGCGGTGGGCGCATCCGACCGCCCCGTCGCTTCGTTCGC TCCAATGGTGACGGCAGCGACTTTGAAGAGTGCTGGCGCATGCTTCAGGAGGCTCTACGCGACATTCATAACAAGAGTTGCGGCCGGCTATCGTTCGAGGAGCTCTACCGAGCTGCGTACAAGATTGTGTTGGGGAAaaagggcgaggagctctACGATCACGTCAAGCAGTTTGAAGAGCAATGGTTCGCCGAACGAGTCATTCCCAAGATCGATGTTCTTGTTACCAAGAGTCTCATCAGCATTGGGATGGGCCAgtcgtccagctccgccaACGAGAGGCGACAGACGGGCGAAAAGTTTCTCAAGGGAGTTCGAGATACTTGGGAGGACCACAACATGTCTATGAACATGACTGCAGACATCCTCATGTACCTCGACCGAGGTTACACGCAGCAAGAAGCCAGCCGCGTGCCCATCTTTGCCACGACCATAGGGCTCTTTCGGGACCACATCCTGCGCTCCTGCCTCAACGAAAACACCAGCCAGCTCGTCATGGACATTGTCATCTCTGTCATGCTCGATCAAATCAACATGGAGCGGGAAGGCGATGTCATCGATCGAAATCTTATACGCAGCTGCAGTCGGATGCTGTCATGCTTGTATGAGACCGAAGAGGAGAGCGAGAGCCAGACGCTCTACCTGACGGTCTTTCAACCGCGGTTCCTGGCCAGCAGCGAAAAGTTCTATACGAATGAGTGCCAGCGTCTGCTGAGGGATGCTGACGCGAGCACATGGCTGAGGCAtacgcagcagcgcctgaACGAGGAGGTCGACCGCTGCGGAACTACCGTCGAGCTGGAATCGTTGCCCAACATTCTAGCTGTTATCGACCAGGCGCTCATCAGAGAGCACTTGCAGGAGTTTCTCACCATGGAGGGAAGTGGGGTGAGATGGATGGTTGACAACGACAAGCTGGAGGACATGGCCATCCTGTACAAGCTCATTTCCAGAatcgacgagaagaagactGCGCTCCGAAACATCTTGCAGAAGAGgatcgtcgagctcggcttGGACATTGAGCAGTCGCTACGGAACACCGATTTCTCGACAgccccggccggcgagggagaggacggaggcgatggcgaaAAGACCAAGACGCTCAACCCCGCTGCACAACAAACGGCCGCGGCGATCAAATGGGTGGACGACGTCCtcaagctcaaggacaagttCGATACCATTCTTCACCATTGCTTCCAGGACGACCTGGTGATGCAGACTTCGCTGAGCAAGAGCTTCTCCGACTTTATCAACATGTTCCACCGAGCTTCTGAGTACGTCTCGCTGTTCATTGACGATAACCTCAAAAGGGGAATACGGGGCAAGACGGAGGCAGAAGTCGATGCGGTGCTGGAAAAGGCCATCATTCTCATCCGCTACCTATCGGACAAGGATCTGTTTCAGACGTATTACCAGCGCCATCTCGCCCGCAGGCTACTGCACGGCAAGTCGGAGAGTCATGACGTCGAAAAACAAATCATATTCCGCATGAAGCAGGAAATGGGCCAGCAGTTCACGACCAAGTTTGAAGGCATGTTTCGAGATCTCGTCACGTCGTCGGAACTTACCTCGACGTATCGCGAGCACATGAAgaacgtcggcgacggcggcaagaccCTCGACTTGAATGTCAGTGTTCTGACCACGAACTACTGGCCGCAGGAGATTATGGGCCGTAGCGCCGCCATTGGAGAGGGCTCCCGCGTGTCGTGCAACTACCCACCGGAGTTGAAACGGGTGCAGGCCAGCTTCGAGCAGTTCTACCTGACGAATCGCAACGGTCGGAAGTTGACTTGGATTGGTTCTACCGGTAGCGCCGACGTCAGATGCACATTCCCTGCCATTGCCGGAAAGTCTGGGCCCTTGGCACGAGAACGCCGCTACGAAATCAACGTCCCAACCTTTGGcatggtggtgttgctgctgttcaacgagctggaggagggccAGAGCTTGACGTTTGAGGAGATTCAGGATAAGACCGGGATCTCGACGCAGGACCTTATGAAGACCCTGACGGCGATTGCGGTGGCGCCAAAGTCGCGCGTGTTGGCCAAAGACCCGGCGAACCGGTCCGTCAAGGCTGGCGACAAGTTCTCGTTCAACGCGTCTTTCGTGAGCAAGACTGTCAGAATCAAGGCGCCCATCATCAACGCGGTGTCCAAGGTCGAGGACTCGCaggagaggaagacgacggagGACAAGAACAACCAGACAAGGGCTCACGTTATTGACGCCGCCATTGTGAGAATCATGAA GTCTCGAAAGGAGCTAAGCCACGCAAACCTCGTGAGCGAGGTGCTCGGCCAGCTCTCGTCTCGATTCAAGCCGGAGGTGTCACTGATCAAGAAGCGCATCGAGGATCTGATTGTGCGAGAGTACCTGGAGCGAcctgacgaggaggatgcgcCGTCCATGTACCGCTACGTAGCGTGA
- the smd1 gene encoding Sm snRNP core protein Smd1 (COG:A~EggNog:ENOG503P31I~BUSCO:EOG09265FL1): MKLVRFLMKCANETVTIELKNGTIVHGTIASVTPQMNTALRTVKMTPKGGSPVSLDTMNIRGSTIRYFILPDSLPLDTLLVDDAPKPKNKARKETDRGRGRGRGGGRGRGRGRGRGRG, translated from the exons ATGAAGCTCGTAAG GTTCTTGATGAAGTGCGCCAACGAGACGGTGACAATCGAGCTCAAGAATG GCACCATCGTTCATGGCACGATCGCGAGCGTCACGCCCCAGATGAACACCGCCCTCCGCACCGTCAAGATGACgcccaagggcggcagcCCCGTCTCCCTCGACACCATGAACATCCGCGGCTCGACGATCCGCTACTTCATCCTCCCCGACTCCCTGCCCCTCGACACACTGCTCGTAGACGAcgcgcccaagcccaagaacAAGGCCCGGAAGGAGACGGACCGGGGACGTGGCCGCGGTAGAGGAGGCGGTagagggcgcggccgcggccgcggccgtggacgaggctAA
- the MTQ2 gene encoding Peptide chain release factor N(5)-glutamine methyltransferase (COG:J~BUSCO:EOG09264XVU~EggNog:ENOG503NUJD), with the protein MLPTPDTSHVPYERVYEPAEDSFLLLDTLSSDSERAFLRDSFSHTTPLVVELGTGSGVVLAFVHAHAATLFGSRRVLTAGVDMNGHACRATAATARRAQADHPGTHGVFLGACLGDLAAPWRDGCVDVLVFNPPYVPTPEMPARTGGWGAGDGDDDNAVLLPPPPGQTPSFDDDSYLLSLSYAGGMDGMETTDRLIERLPRILSPKGCAYILLCAQNKPDEVKRRIEAFGPGWRALTVGSSGKTAGWEKLQVIRVWRDATSVS; encoded by the coding sequence ATGCTGCCAACACCCGACACATCGCACGTGCCCTACGAGAGGGTCTACGAGCCCGCAGAGGACTCcttcctgctcctcgacacGCTCTCGTCCGACTCGGAGCGGGCCTTCCTGCGGGACTCGTTCTCGCACACGACGCCCCTCGTGGTCGAGCTCGGCACCggctcgggcgtcgtcctcgccttcGTGCACGCCCACGCGGCGACCCTCTTCggcagccgccgcgtgctcaccgccggcgtcgacatgaACGGCCACGCgtgccgcgcgacggccgcgacggcgcgcagggcgcaGGCCGACCACCCGGGCACCCACGGCGTGTTCCTGGGCGCCTGCCTGGGGgacctggcggcgccgtggcgcgacggctgcgtcgacgtgctcgtcTTCAACCCGCCGTACGTGCCGACGCCCGAGATGCCTGCGCGTACGGGCGGGTggggggccggcgacggcgacgacgacaacgccgtgctgctgccgccgccgccgggccagaCGCCCtcgttcgacgacgactcgtatctgctgtcgctgtcgtacgcgggcggcatggatggcatggagACGACGGACCGCTTGATCGAGCGCCTGCCCCGGATACTATCCCCCAAGGGCTGTGCGTACATTCTGCTCTGCGCGCAGAACAAACCAGATGAGGTGAAGAGGAGGATAGAAGCGTTTGGCCCGGGCTGGCGAGCACTAACGGTGGGGTCGAGCGGCAAGACCGCTGGCTGGGAGAAGCTCCAGGTCATACGGGTATGGCGAGACGCTACGAGCGTCTCATGA